CGCGCTCGCGGGGCTCTTTGCGCCGGCCGCGGGAATCCCTGTCTAGAACCCGAGCTGCTCGAGGACCCGCCGCATGCCGCGCCGACTCCGCTCCCTGCTCCCGCTGCTTAGCCTGCCCTTCGCGCTGCTCGCCTTCACCGGCTGCGAGACGAAGCCGCCCGTCGAGACGCGCACCGTGCGCGAGCGCCCGCCGGTGGAGCGCCGCAGCAGCGACGCGCGCCGCAGTCGCACGCAACCGGGGCTCGGGCGCGAGCCCGAGTTGCGCATCCTCCTCGCGCGGCGGGTGAGCGGCGTGGAGCTCGAGGCGAGCAGCGGCTTCGTGGCTCTCGATGAAAAGGGCCGCGTGCTCGCCCGCTACGGCGGCGATCGCCGCTACAACGTCTTCCAGGAACGCCAGGCGCCCGACCGCCTCGAGGTCGTCGGCGAGGCCCTGCGCGGCGGCGCGAAGACGCGCGCCACGCTGGCGCGCCTGCCCTTCGCCGAAGGCGTGACGCTGCAGCCGCTGGCCGGCGGCCTCTTCACCGTCAACGGCAAGCCCTATCGCGGGCGGCTTCGCCTCTGGCGCGAGGAGGACCACTTCAGCGTCAACAACCTGCTGCCGATGGAGGCCTACCTGCGCGGCGTCGTGCCGCACGAGATCGGCAACCTGCCGCCCAGCGGGTTCGAGGCGATGAAGGCGCAGGCGGTGGCCAGCCGCACCTACGCCGTGAACCGGCTCGAGGCGAGCCGGCACCGCGGCTGGGACATGATGGACACGGTCGCCGACCAGGTCTATCGCGGCGCGGCCGACGAGTCGCCGGCGGCGAATCGCGCCATCGAGGCGACGCGCGGCCAGGTCCTCATGGACAGGGCGGGCGAGGCGGTGGCGGAGGTCTACTATGCCTCCACCTGCGGCGGCGCGACGGTGGCGATCGACGAGGTCTGGAAGCACGCGCCGGTCGCGCACCTCACGCTCGTCCGCGACGTGGACGGCCAGGGCCGCGCCTGGTGCCGATCGAGCAAGCTCTTCCGCTGGCGCCAGGCCTGGAGCGCCAAGCAGCTCGGCCAGATCCTGCGCGCCTACCTGCCGCCGGCCGCCGGCCTGCCCGCCGACACGGAGGTCGGCTACCTCAAGGACATCGCCGTCACCGAGCGCACGCCCGAGGGCCGCGCCAAGCGCCTCGAGGTGACCACCGACAAGGGGCTGTTCGTGGTGAAGGGCGACCGCATTCGCTCGGCGCTCAAGCGCGACCTCGAAGGCAACGCGCTCCGGAGCATCTTCTTCGAGCTGGAGACGCAGCGCGACAAGCAGGGCCGCCTGGTGCGGATCCTTGCGACGGGCGCCGGCTGGGGGCACGGGATCGGCATGTGCCAGGTGGGGGCCATCGGCCGCAGCGCGGCCGGCCAGCGCTACGACGCGATCCTGGGCGCCTACTACCCGGGCACCCGGCTCAGGCGGCTCTGGCACTGAAGCCTGCAACTCCTTGCCCTGGGGAGGTTTGGGACCCGGGAGTCTTGACAGGCCGGGGGCCCTTTGCTAAGTTGGCCCCCTGCCTGTGCTGGGGGGCGTAGTTCAGCCTGGTTAGAACGCCTGCCTGTCGAGCAGGAGGTCGCGAGTTCGAATCTCGTCGCTCCCGCCCCAGAAGCCCTGTCGCGACCGCCCGCGGCAGGGCTTCTCGTTGTGACGCGCGCAGCCTCCCGCCGGCGACCGCCTTTGCTTCGCCACCCGGACCGCCCTATGTTCCCAAGTTGGTCGGGCTTCGGCCCGGTGAGGGGAGGTAGGAAATGCGAAGTGTATGCCGCAGCGCGCTGCTCGTGGTGTTTGGCCTCGTGGGATGGGGGAGTGCGGTGGCCGCCCGGGCCGAATGCATCGACTACAACGACTACCTGCACTGGATCGGCAATGTCAACACGCCGAACCACGCCTACGCCGTGGCGGTGGCCGGCGGGCTGGCCTTCGTCGCGGATGGGGCCTCGGGGCTCCAGGTCATCGATCTGTCCGCGGCCTGTGATCCGCAGGCCCTCGGCAGTGTCAACACCCCGGGGAGTGCCCGCGGCGTGGCGGTAGGCGCCGGCCACGCGTTCATCGCCGACGACACGGCTGGCCTGCAAGTGATCGACATCACCGATCCGGCGCACCCCGCGCTCGTAGGCAGTGTGGACACGCCGGGTAATGCGCTTGCCGTCGCCCTGGCGGGGACGCACGCCTTTGTCGCGGACGGCGCGGCCGGTCTCCAGGTTGTCGACGTTTCGGATCCGGCGCATCCCGCCCTCGTGGGAAGCCTGGATACGCCCGGATCGGCCACCGCCCTCCTGATCGTGGGCAGCACCCTCTACCTCGCCGACTACGGGGCCGGTCTCCTGATCCTCGACATCGCAGACCCCGCGCAACCCGCAATCCTGGGCAGCGCGGACACGCCGGGCACCGCCAGCGGCGTGGCGATCGCCG
The sequence above is drawn from the bacterium genome and encodes:
- a CDS encoding SpoIID/LytB domain-containing protein produces the protein MPRRLRSLLPLLSLPFALLAFTGCETKPPVETRTVRERPPVERRSSDARRSRTQPGLGREPELRILLARRVSGVELEASSGFVALDEKGRVLARYGGDRRYNVFQERQAPDRLEVVGEALRGGAKTRATLARLPFAEGVTLQPLAGGLFTVNGKPYRGRLRLWREEDHFSVNNLLPMEAYLRGVVPHEIGNLPPSGFEAMKAQAVASRTYAVNRLEASRHRGWDMMDTVADQVYRGAADESPAANRAIEATRGQVLMDRAGEAVAEVYYASTCGGATVAIDEVWKHAPVAHLTLVRDVDGQGRAWCRSSKLFRWRQAWSAKQLGQILRAYLPPAAGLPADTEVGYLKDIAVTERTPEGRAKRLEVTTDKGLFVVKGDRIRSALKRDLEGNALRSIFFELETQRDKQGRLVRILATGAGWGHGIGMCQVGAIGRSAAGQRYDAILGAYYPGTRLRRLWH